The following is a genomic window from Bacillus marinisedimentorum.
AAGTCCGATTCCCGTGCCTATAATTAGAGCAAAAGCTACTTTACAGGCACTGACCGATGTCATTGCCTGTAATCTGTCAAATGAATAATATACTGTCTGGTTTTCACTTCATTTACTGTCCAATTCATTTACTGGCGCCAATTCTTTACAGACCCCGGGAACATGGTCAATTATCCACAAGCAGAAATTTTAAAATTTCCTTAACACCGAGAAAACGAGGGATCGTATGCCTGCAAGAACGAGAAGAAAAGGACCTTTTCAATTCATGCAATTCAGTGCAATCGGCGTGATGAATGCAGCTGTCGATATCGTGTCACTGAATATCCTCCTCTTCCTTTTTCCGACCAAAAACGATATTTTGCTGACAGTTTATAATACAACAGCTTATTCGCTCGCGGTATTGAACAGCTACTTTTTCAACTCACGGCTTACGTTCAAGCACGGGAAGCGGACCGGCGGCGTTAAGTGGAAGTTTGTGGCCCAGGCTCTTGTCAGCCTCGGCATCAGCAACCTTGTCTTCATCGGTTCAATCGAGTTGCTCGGTGCATACACCGGCTTGAGAATTTTTATTATCCATAACATATCAAAAGCACTGGCAATGCTGCTTTCCTTCTCCGCAAGTTTCTTTTTTATGAAGTATCTCGTCTTCACCAAACTGAAAAAGGAAGTATGAATTCATCAGGCTGCCGGCAATCACCGGCAGCCTGGCTGCTTTTATGGACCGCTGGCTTCTCCTTAACCCATTGGGCCGCCGGCATTCCCTGTCCATCTCCTGACAACTGCATCATTTTCTGCATCCCTTCGCCGCCGTTCATCCGCTTCAGGCCGCTCGCCCTCCCACTGCCGTTCGGGATGCGTTCTGTTTTGCTTCATGTCTTTCACTTTGATTAAGGCAAGAATGAGGATGACTGCTGACACAACGATATACGGGAGCAAATCCATCCTTTCTAACCTCCTCTCTCTGATATTGGCACACCATCAGCTGATGGCCGTCAGATCCTTTAAATTAAAATAGGTATTGTGCTGGATCACGTTAATTAATTCGAACTTCTTCTCTGAAGTAGGTTTTTTCGAACCCAGCTTATTTGGCTTGCTTTATACCGC
Proteins encoded in this region:
- a CDS encoding GtrA family protein codes for the protein MPARTRRKGPFQFMQFSAIGVMNAAVDIVSLNILLFLFPTKNDILLTVYNTTAYSLAVLNSYFFNSRLTFKHGKRTGGVKWKFVAQALVSLGISNLVFIGSIELLGAYTGLRIFIIHNISKALAMLLSFSASFFFMKYLVFTKLKKEV